In Fusobacterium hwasookii, a single window of DNA contains:
- a CDS encoding Maf family protein produces MILASNSQRRQEILKEAGFNFKVITSDIEEISDKKIITEKILDIAEKKLESIAKNNINEFILAADTVVELDGKVFGKPKNREDAFRILKTLSGKFHKVITAYVFKNISKNILIKEVVVSEVKFFDLDDEIINWYLDTNEPFDKAGAYGIQGHGRILIEKINGDYYSIMGFPISNFLKNLRKIGYKISQIDKI; encoded by the coding sequence ATGATTTTAGCTTCAAACTCGCAAAGAAGACAAGAAATATTAAAAGAAGCTGGTTTTAATTTTAAAGTTATAACAAGTGATATTGAAGAAATAAGTGATAAAAAAATTATTACTGAAAAGATATTAGATATAGCAGAAAAAAAATTAGAATCTATTGCTAAAAATAATATAAATGAGTTTATTTTAGCAGCAGATACTGTTGTTGAGCTTGATGGAAAGGTTTTCGGAAAACCTAAAAATAGAGAGGATGCATTTAGGATTTTAAAAACTTTATCAGGAAAATTTCATAAAGTAATTACTGCTTATGTATTTAAAAATATTTCTAAAAATATTCTAATAAAAGAAGTGGTTGTAAGTGAAGTCAAATTTTTTGACTTAGATGATGAAATAATAAACTGGTATTTAGATACAAATGAGCCTTTTGATAAAGCTGGAGCTTATGGTATTCAAGGTCATGGCAGGATTTTAATAGAAAAAATAAATGGGGATTATTATTCAATAATGGGTTTCCCTATTTCAAATTTTTTAAAAAATTTAAGAAAAATTGGTTATAAAATAAGTCAAATAGATAAAATTTAA
- a CDS encoding type III pantothenate kinase, with translation MIIGIDIGNTHIVTGVYDSNGNLISTFRIATNDKMTEDEYFSYFNNITKYNNISIEKVDDILVSSVVPNIIITFQFFARKYFKVEAIIVDLEKKIPFTFAKGINYTGFGADRIIDITEAMKKYPEKNLVIFDFGTATTYDVLKKGVYIGGGILPGIDMSINALYGNTAKLPRVKFTTPSSVLGTDTMKQIQAAIFFGYAGQIKHIIKKINEELNEEIFVLATGGLGKILSAEIDEIDEYDPNLSLNGLYTLYKLNK, from the coding sequence ATGATTATTGGCATTGATATTGGAAATACTCATATAGTTACAGGAGTTTATGATAGTAATGGTAATTTAATTTCAACATTTAGAATAGCTACGAATGATAAAATGACAGAGGATGAATATTTCTCATATTTTAATAATATTACAAAATATAATAATATTTCTATTGAAAAAGTAGATGATATTTTAGTTTCATCTGTTGTTCCAAATATTATAATAACTTTTCAATTTTTTGCTAGAAAGTATTTCAAGGTTGAAGCTATAATAGTTGATTTGGAAAAGAAAATTCCTTTTACTTTTGCTAAAGGAATAAATTATACAGGTTTTGGAGCAGATAGGATAATTGACATTACAGAAGCAATGAAAAAATATCCAGAGAAAAACTTAGTAATTTTTGATTTTGGAACTGCAACTACTTATGATGTATTAAAAAAAGGTGTTTATATTGGTGGAGGAATACTTCCAGGAATAGATATGTCTATCAATGCTTTATATGGCAATACTGCAAAACTTCCAAGAGTAAAATTTACAACTCCTAGTAGTGTATTAGGAACTGATACAATGAAACAGATTCAAGCAGCCATATTTTTTGGATATGCTGGACAAATAAAACATATTATAAAAAAAATTAATGAAGAGTTAAATGAAGAAATTTTTGTTTTAGCAACTGGTGGTTTAGGAAAAATCTTGTCAGCTGAAATAGATGAGATAGATGAGTATGATCCTAATTTAAGCTTAAATGGACTTTATACACTATATAAATTAAATAAATAA
- a CDS encoding HIRAN domain-containing protein, which yields MKKNYKYEPSRYIVDFHVAGFTYYDGLDVINELSLGQPVSLIVETDNPYDSEAVVIYYKDKKIGYVPKEKNSFLSTLLYYGYGDILEAKIQYANMESHPERQFRVVVKIKDNRK from the coding sequence ATGAAGAAGAATTATAAATATGAGCCATCAAGATATATAGTTGATTTTCATGTTGCTGGTTTTACATATTATGATGGTCTAGATGTTATAAATGAACTTTCACTTGGGCAACCTGTTAGTTTAATTGTAGAAACTGATAACCCTTATGATAGTGAAGCAGTTGTTATATACTATAAAGATAAAAAAATTGGATATGTTCCAAAAGAAAAAAATTCATTTTTAAGTACTTTATTGTATTATGGTTATGGGGATATATTGGAAGCAAAAATTCAATATGCTAATATGGAGAGTCATCCTGAAAGACAATTTAGAGTAGTTGTAAAAATAAAAGATAATAGAAAATAA